A segment of the Carya illinoinensis cultivar Pawnee chromosome 1, C.illinoinensisPawnee_v1, whole genome shotgun sequence genome:
TTGGGTTGACTCAACATGACCCTCAGGATCAATTTGTTCAAACATGGAACAAAATATTTGTGCTTTCTTGTGTGGTATCAGTGGCTTTGGACCCACTCTTCTTTTACACCCCAGTTTTGAAGGTGTATGAGGAGGAGCAATGCTTAAGCTTTGGATCGGACAAAACTCTGGAGATTATTGCTTCTGTTCTTCGTTCAGTCACAGATGCTTTTTATGCAATACATATATACTTTCAGTTTCGAACTGGGATTATCCCACCTTCATCTCGTCATCATGTGTTTGGATGGGGAGAGTTGATTGTTGATCCTAAGGCAATCGCAAAGAGATATCTGTCCACATACTTCATTATCGACATTCTGGCAATCCTTCCCTGCCCACAGGTATGGGTGTGATATTCAATCAATCTCCAAGTATCTGTTATCTGTTGTATTACTATGATAGCTCTgttacataaattttataaatatatatatataaggtgcAAGTCTTACAATTTTGACGTGTTGCAGGTGGTAGTACTTTTAGCGTCGAAAAAGGAAACGCCAATGGTGACGAAGGAATTGTTGAAGTTAGTAATCTTCTCCCAATATGTGCCGAGGCTTTTACGGATCTACCCGCAATATGTAGAAGTAATTAGGACCTCTGGCATTCTGATTCGGACAGCATGGACTGGAGCTGCTTATAATCTTTTCCTCTACATGCTAGCTAGTCACGTAAATTAcatgaatttttgttttctggGTTCAAGTTCTTCAACCTATTAATCCAAGATTGTTTGTTAACGAACCATGTATGTACCAGGTAGTTGGAGCCTTTTGGTACTTGTTTGGCACAGAAAGACAGGCTTCCTGCTGGAAAAAAATGTGCAGTAACATTACAGGTTGTCCAGATAAAGGTTTTTACTGCCGTGATGATAACCAGAGTAGTGAACGTGGCTATTTGCATAATATTAGTCGGTTTTGCCGTATTGTCGAACCATATGATCAGAAGGGAAACTCAACTAATGAGGCCTTCGACTATGGAATATTTACTAAAGTTTTGAAGTCTGGAGTGGTGGAATCAAAAAACTTTTTAGACAAATCTTCTTACTGCTTTTGGTGGGGATTGCGTAGTCTGAGGTTAGTAATATATAAATCCTGAAAAAGATCCGGTCAAAGTTTTTGTTTCAACATGAAGGCCTCAAGTGGAAGAGAGGGGCCTTACATCATTTGTCTATCGATATTGATCTCACAGCGAGGGTGGCCGCcacaaaaattttcttattaaagctTTCCGTCGTATGTTCCAAGCAAATCTTGTCAACTTATAGTAAGCCATTTTTGACTTGTACCCTTCCTGTTCTTTCAGTTCTCTTGGCCAAAACTTGGATACAAGTACATATTTCTGGGAGATAGTCTTTGCTGTTTCCATAGCCATCGCTGGGTTGGTCTTATTCTCATTACTTATAGGCAATATGCAGGTAATACTTTGGTCCTCATGATGGATTCTCTTGCCAATCTATAATCTATTGTTGTAGCATTATAATCTATTGTTATAGCATTATGATAACATTTCCAACTAATGGTTTTACACAGACGCAGATTCCCAGCTAATTCGTCAATATAAGTTACATGCTTAATTATTTGTACATATACTCAATCAATCTTCAGGCAATACCTTTGAGGTGTATTTAATCTCAACAGTTCTTGTATTCTATTTTAGCCTTCTAGTTCTAGCTGCTATGTTACCAACGACAACATGATGATATGCGTCTGTTCTTTCTAATACCATCCATTCAATTTCAACTAAAAACCTATTTGCCGAACACTCATTATTCTAGAATGGACTAAGGTGATATCATGTTTCTTGTGCTGTTATAGAAATATCTGCAATCCCTGCAATCCACAATagtgaaaatagaagaaatgagaaaaaggaaGACTGATGTTGAACAGTGGGAACAGTGGATGTCCCAACGTATGCTCCCTGAAAACTTAAGGAAGCGGGTTAGACGATATGAACAGTACAAGTGGCTAGAAACAAGAGGTGTGGATGAAGAGAATCTCTTCCGTAACCTTCCTAAGGATCTCAGAAGGGACATAAAGCGCTATCTTTGCCTTGATCTTCTTAAGAAGGTAACACTTGTTGGCATATGAAgtgagatatttttatctaagaAAAATTTAGTTTATCACTCTCATGAAAATAGATTACAATACATTAGCTTATATATAGACACATAAAACTCATCTTACTTGATGATCAAAAattactcttaaaaaaataaaaggacatTCTTGAGAAACTAAAagacaattttgaaaaattaaatgtcACTCTTGAAAAATTAATCTTACTTGTGCATCTTACAATggtattaatctatttttaataatacttcctttgattgtttttgtgcaTCATTTTGTCGTTTGCTTTAGCTAAGGTATTGTTCATCGAgttgattttatctttaagGTACCCATGTTCGCAAAGATGGATCAACAACTATGGGATCCGCTGGTTGATCGTCTCAAGCCAGTACTTTACACACAATTCAGCTACATTGTTCGTGAAGGGGATCCAGTGGACGAGATGCTCTTTATCATGCGAGGAAATCTAACCACTTTCACTACCAATGGTGGAATAATTGGTTTTTTCAACACTGCTATTCTTAAAGCCGGTGACTTTTGTGGAGAAGAGCTTCTTACTTGGGTCCTATTTGACCAGTCCTCGACCACATTCCCCCTTTCAACAAGAACAGTGAAGGTAAATACAGAGGTTCAAGCCTTTGCTCTAATGGCGGAGGATTTGAAGACTGTGGCTTCTCAGTTTCTGAAACTTCACACCAAGGAGTTGCAGAACACTTTCAAGTAAGGCTTTAAGCCATTCCTATTAACTTTTTGGATAATTATTCTATCGTTATCAAAACAGAGAAAGATGATGattttttcttgctttgttGCATTGTCAGTCACaagaattatttataataacttGAACAAATATTGAAGcgtttaataaaaaaagtacaataatCGCAATTTGAACTCTTATAATCTTCCTCATCTGCGTGCATGATCCTTGATATAATTAGTGACTATGCAAATATCACTGTCAGGTTCTACTCCCAACAATGGAGAACATGGGCGGCCTGTTTTATCCAATCAGCTTGGCATTGCTACTCTAAGAAGAAACATGAGAGGACTTTGCGTGATGCTGAAAATAGACTGCAATTTTCTTTGGCAAATGAAGCTGGGACCTCGGCAAGTCTCGGTGCAACTATTTATGCATTATGGTTTGCTGCCCATTTACTTCGAGCCTTGCGACGACCAAACGGTGGACGCACCAGTACCAGAGCGCCACAAAGAGTGCCAGAGCTAATGCCACCGAAGCCTGCTGAGCCAGATTTCAGTGCTAATCAAGGTTAATAATTAGTAGTATATATGGCATTTGAAGTGATTATCACGCAAGTTTAGTTTTCACGAACCTTGTTCATGCGCAAGCGTTTTCTATATATGGGCCGTATGTGGTGTGTAACATGTACTAAGGAAACTTCcatctttaaattttacagCCATGTGTTCAGGTTTCTATAACTACAACATGAGTTTGTATCTTTTGGAACGgaaattttttgttcaaaatttactCGTTTTGTCCCGAACGagtttttgggacaaaaaatagCGTCCCAAATTTGTATCAATAATCACTCTCCCGGAAGGTTTTTGGGgaagaaaatttgatttttgtctcaaaagtatttttttggATCAAAATTGGATAAAACCATCCGATAGCATCCGAGCGGAAATTTTTTGTGGGAACGGTTTTATTTATCCTAGAAAGTAGGTCGAATGGTGTAAATTGGTCAACAAAATAGAGCTTCGAACAGGTTAGATTATTTGTTCGAGTAAATAACTTTGATTCAcacgttaaaatttaaatctgaaCATCATATATTGTTTGGATGTTTATAATTCAATGTTCGAGCGTATATAATTGATAGTTTGAACATCAATTTTGACGTTCGAAcattttactattcaaataCGTTCAAATGTTTAGTGTATTCTTTGAACGGTTATGTAACATTTGATTTGTCTAAAAGTTGTTAAAACGAAGTTTACGCGTTACATTCAAATGTCTTGATTATAACATTCAAATGGTTGGCGCTTATTTTCTGTTCGAACGATTTTTTTCTGTTcgaactatatttatttttttcaacccATTAATAGAAATAGAATACATACAAATAACATCTTAGAATACATTAGTACATGCTCAGCAAACATAAAAGTAGTCTAAAAAATGcaaatcaattaaataaaacaacaattttcatattataaaaGCTTACAATCGAAAATCTTatctataaattaaattaatcactTGGCGGTCTGAGTTGTTACATAAGCATTTGCATTTAAAGTTGCATTTCTCTCCTAACTCTGCTTGTTgctcttctttttgtttcattCACATCTTCAAGTCAACTTGTTGGACCACTAACTCAAGCTAGTTTGTTCTCAATTCCTCAATCTCTTATCTTACTTCATATAATGCTCTAGAAGTGTTGGCATTACGAAACGATGAGGACGAGTTACAAGGTTTGACGCAACGACCCAAACCACTCAAATAGCCTGAACGTGGACCCAAAATCTATGTAAAAATTTCCACATTACTTGTTGTGGAGTTTTGATTAGTTGCAGATTCAGCATGCAAGACAACTATTCTTTTTACatataagagaaataattaatattaccacaaatatataaataagtttaattaaaatagataataatacttacataatttttatgggCATCAGGATGAGTCTACTCTCCATCACGATTCGTATGTAAtacaacatataatttttttagatcaTAATTGTTATCTAAGTCTTGCTACATCATAGATATTTCatagatataaattcattagaatacaaaaaacaataaacttgagtaacaaaataaatttaccaACTTCTTAGAGAGGCGATGGAAAGATCTTAAACTTGCATGATAATGAATCTTCAAGTTAgatctatttgttttctttatagAACTTCACTCCTGCATAAAAGTTGTAAATATTagcaaaagaaattataaaccaTGACATGTAAAacaagttatttatttttcttaaatgcaGGATCTTTAATATCACAAAGTTTCTCCCAATCTGAAGGTTAGACATCCTGAAAAGAATTTTGGCGTGCGTCATCCTTGTTCTCAAACTTTTTGTAATGCTCATGACATTTGACCTTATATTTTCGAAATGCATTACATATAAGCTCATCGACAATCTTGTGCTCCTCCCTTCaaccaaaatttagttcgaaGTCATTCTTGAATAAATAAGACTCGCGAACAAATTAattgcatattatatattttacataaatattaaataatgtaatataaaatgaattaaattattacCAATTAGCGCTTCTTAATAAACTCTTTGATATCTTGGAAAACTTTAGACCATGGATTCGTAGCCAAAGGTGCAAAAATCCGTGTAAGAGCACCTACATGAGAAGCAAACCAGACTATTGGTTCTCCTTCACCTCCGATATAATTGTTAGAAAtgttaactttaattttattaactttacgatatttttttaatatcatgcCTCTAGTAGTACCTTGGCCTTGACGAGATTGCACGTTAAGCTCTAAAAAAACTATATGGCAATGTACACGTGAGAGAAATGATAGCTAGAATTTAATATgctttgtgatttattttaattgaaacaATATTATACTAAATTTTTACTTTGGTCCGGAGAGTTAATCTCTAGTGATGAGCCAATCGGAGAGCTAGGCATAGGTGGAGATGGAATGGGAACCACCTTCCTCTTGGGTtgcataatttcaaaatactGATACATGCATCACATAAAGTATTTGTCATAAAAGTGCCATGTGAATACAACACACATCAATCATACGTATTAGTTTCAGTGGACCATTTGGCCTCCTTatctgtagatacttcagatgaatcaacattGGACAATGATACACTACCAACTATATTACAACTCAATTACTACTACatatcaaaatattaatattttttactttaattcaaaatttatgtACTTGTAACATttcaaaagtaaataaaataataatttttttatactaagTTGTAAACAACTTGTagtatagttgtttttatatcatttttcatcCACATTTTTTCCAACTGTCGCATCAACAATATCAGCCTCAATATCTCCCATATGCTaaggaatcatctcatactaaCTCAAATTCACAAACAATTTGAAGATAggttgactctcttggtatTCTTTTTAAGTAGAAGGATtatcttcctcttcattttgtCCATCCGCCCCAAGGATGACATCATATACAATTCTTGGAGAAAAATTTTGTACTACTTGCTGTTGATTTCCTAACTCAAGATCATTTAAATAGAATACTTTAGATGATTGGAAAGCCAAAATAAAATGATCATCGTCATActatttttttgatgtattaatacttaagaaatattcatcatcacacACTCCCCTttgaggattgcttaaatcccaacTATTATACTTCAACAGATATACCACAAgttcccccaaatatttcaactcatttatatCCACAATAACCTCTTAAAAATCAATGTTCTCTCCCTTATGACTTCATTCGACTAGGTCACctttgttttgagtttttctataacATTCTTGATCCATTGTATGATACTTATTTTCCTAATAAATATATGCAGAATATAGAATTGCTCGTCTCGATGGACCACATTCCAATGCATATAGTTTGTCAAAGATATCGTTAGGATTTCTaccatgcatttgtacaacatACATATTGAAGAGAgtataaatgtatatataactaaataatcattagatttaaaaaaaataaaaataaaattaaaaaagagttcactaaaaaaatgtataatataaatcattatcCGATGTTCAAACCATTTAGGGAACTCTTCCTTATGTTCCTTATCTATATCAATTACTTCTTGTTATTTGAGCAAGTTAATATAATCATTGAAATAgaaatatagtaaataatttacAACTCGCATAGAATTTTAAGCAGATTCCAATATCAATTATTAAATAAGGACAACTCTCTTCAAGTGGTTCTCTATCTCAAGACAATTGTTTAGCATGTACCACTGAGATTTTTTAAACTCTCTTCTAGACAAATCATAACCACAATCTACATCAAGTGGACATATGTATtgggaaaatatataaataacatttttttttgtcttgCTTGGTCGACATCAACATTTCTTTCTGACTGATCAAACCTCATGTCAACTCCATGGAAGTACCTTGAACAAAATGTATACTACTTATCGTCAATATATGCTTATGCAATTGACCCTTTTGGGCGAGTCTAGTTACCCACTGCGCATTTCAACTTCCCAAGGAATCTTTCAATAAGATACATCCATTTATACTGTGCTAGTCCTCCAAGTTGAGCCTAATGTGGCAAATGAACAACTAAGTGAaccatgatatcaaaaaatGACAGTGGATAAACATTCTCTAGCTTATACAATATTATAGCAATTTCTCATTTCATACGTTCCAAAACTTCTACATTCAATGTTCTAGCAcataaatctttaaaaaatgcaCATAGCTCATTCAACGCCATGCATAAATCTCTCGTAAACTATCCAAGAATACTAACAGGCTATATACGTTGTAAAAATACATAACAATCATGACATTATAATCCAGTAACTTTCCAATCATTTTTCCGCACACACCTTGTTAGATTCGAGGCATAACCTtttggtaatttaatttttattaaccaCTCACAAAAGGTAAtcatttcattccttgacaGTGTATACCAAATAATTGGAATATAGACAGACGAACCATTTTTTTGTAAGTGCATTTCTTGTTTGATTCCCAACCGTTTCAAATCCTTCCTCAAGTTTAATGTATTCTTgtcttcaattgacatcaatgttctcAACATGGactcacatatatttttctcaatatacATAACGTTGAGACTATGCCGCAATTTTAACGTTGACCAGTACGGGAGTTCAAATAATATGCTCTTCTTTATCCAATTCAACTCATTCTTAGTTCGCTTTCACTTCCGTTATCTTTTATCAAACTCATTACAACCGACATGCACCAATTGTACAAGTATATCTTGCCCGAGCATATATGGTGGAGGGTGCCTCCGTTCAACAATCCCATCAAATATTCTAGAGTTTCCACATTATCTATGCTCAACAAGTAAATAGCGATGATTACTCATAAAGCATAGTTTCATTCCATACGTAAGCCACTAAGATTGTGTCTGTTTGTTACATGTCAAACATGTCATTTTCCCCTTACTACTCCAActtgacaagtttccatatgtGAGCAAATCATTTATTTTCCATAAGACTGCAGTATGCATCTTGAATGAAGTACCCGTTGATGCATCAAATGTGTTGACCTCATTCTCCCGTAAATCTTTCAACTCAACGATCAATAGTTGTAAATGTACATTTATATCATTTCATGGTGATCCCGAACTAgaaatgagcaaactcatcataaAATATAGATCATTCATACACTTCTATGGTAATAAATTGTACAACTTAAGTACAATTGGCTAAGTACTATATGaagtactcatatttccaaacgTAATTAAATCCATATGCTGCCAGCCCAAGATGCACATTATGAGGTTCTCAAAGTTAGTTCCTCCCCAACTTTCTCTACCAACTCTTCTTCTTTATCATGCTACCCTTTTCCACTATGTTGTTTCTATCCCCcttatttttttactctttactgcttactccccttatctcctttcttctcatctcaaactcctGAACAAATGCTTCTCCTACATCTTCTCCCCTCTGCACATCTATCTCCTTCTCCAACAAGTCATTTACTATTTTGTCACCCCTTCCTCTCCTCTTGTCACCTCTGTGTGTTTTTTATGGCCCCAGTCCGAGCTTCTAAAaagctctttcttttttgctcttgCCCCTACTCTCAACCAAACTCCAAATTGAGCCCCTCCCTCCTCTTTCCCCTTACAAGTTGTAACACCATGTGTAATACACCCACAACTAAAATAGAAATGTGTTAACTTCTCATACCTAGGGGTATCCAGTGAGCCTTCCCTTTAATTGTTATGGTTCTTCCTCTCGCCAAAGGTTCTGTTAAATCAATATCTATTAAAACCCTTGAAAAGTTTCCTCATCCACTCCCATCTTCTCGCGTATCCACCTCCTCTACTCTGCTAATGGTGGCTCCTATGAGCTCCCCTGTTCCCTGTTCATGCACACCAATGGTGAGTCATGCTTCTAAACCCAAAATATTTCTCGTTTGAAATTCATTCTCTGTGATGGTGTATATCCATCAAACTGCAAAATCACAAACAGTTGGATTTCAAAGAGCCATGGCCTTCCATCTAGAATACGCTGCTTATCAGCTTGGTTGGCAAATATCATCACAAATGTATTCATTCCCACCTCTTGAAACTTAGCTCTCTTACTTATTCTCCACATTTTGGCCATAGTAGATTCAATCAATGCTTAACTAATACTCCTCTCCATCCATACCATCCCACCCAAAATTCGCTCTCCTTTGAAATTCAGGTCCTCCGATATGTCGTCTCCAAGCTCTATAGTAAgagcttccttttcttttaacatCAGTCTCTCCCACTACTCCTCTATTTCGTTCATCCTTCTCCACCTCAAACTCTTTGTCGTCTTTACCGAATCCACTCACCAATAACGACGAAAATATCGGTTATGGTAGGCCACTT
Coding sequences within it:
- the LOC122311223 gene encoding cyclic nucleotide-gated ion channel 1-like, whose amino-acid sequence is MCSNYTPPALTLGLTQHDPQDQFVQTWNKIFVLSCVVSVALDPLFFYTPVLKVYEEEQCLSFGSDKTLEIIASVLRSVTDAFYAIHIYFQFRTGIIPPSSRHHVFGWGELIVDPKAIAKRYLSTYFIIDILAILPCPQVVVLLASKKETPMVTKELLKLVIFSQYVPRLLRIYPQYVEVIRTSGILIRTAWTGAAYNLFLYMLASHVVGAFWYLFGTERQASCWKKMCSNITGCPDKGFYCRDDNQSSERGYLHNISRFCRIVEPYDQKGNSTNEAFDYGIFTKVLKSGVVESKNFLDKSSYCFWWGLRSLSSLGQNLDTSTYFWEIVFAVSIAIAGLVLFSLLIGNMQKYLQSLQSTIVKIEEMRKRKTDVEQWEQWMSQRMLPENLRKRVRRYEQYKWLETRGVDEENLFRNLPKDLRRDIKRYLCLDLLKKVPMFAKMDQQLWDPLVDRLKPVLYTQFSYIVREGDPVDEMLFIMRGNLTTFTTNGGIIGFFNTAILKAGDFCGEELLTWVLFDQSSTTFPLSTRTVKVNTEVQAFALMAEDLKTVASQFLKLHTKELQNTFKFYSQQWRTWAACFIQSAWHCYSKKKHERTLRDAENRLQFSLANEAGTSASLGATIYALWFAAHLLRALRRPNGGRTSTRAPQRVPELMPPKPAEPDFSANQG